Below is a genomic region from Candidatus Omnitrophota bacterium.
AATCCCCTTTAGAACTATATTCTAATCCTCTAACGTCCTAAAACTTTTTTTAAATATTGTCCCGTATAGGAAGAGCTACAATCAGCAACCTCCTCGGGGCTGCCACAAATAACCACAAACCCTCCTTTTTCTCCGCCCTCTGGACCAAGGTCAATAATATAATCAGCGGTTTTAATCACATCCAGATTATGTTCAATCACTACTACCGTATTGCCCATATCTACTAATTTATGCAAAACCTGCAGCAGTTTAGCAATATCCGCAAAATGGAGTCCGGTAGTTGGCTCATCCAGAAGATAGAGGGTTTTTCCCGTGGATTTCTTACCTAATTCTGCCGCCAGTTTTACTCTCTGTGCCTCTCCGCCAGAAAGTGTAGTAGCCGATTGCCCCAATTGGATATAACCCAAGCCTACTTCGTAAAGAATCTGGAGTTTATTTCTTATCTTAGGGATGTTAGCAAAAAGCTCCAGTGCTTCCTCAACCGTCATTTCTAAAACATCGCGAATTGACTTTCCCTTATATTTTATCTCTAATGTCTGTTCATTAAAACGCGCTCCTTTACAAACATCGCACACTATATAAATATCAGGAAGAAAATGCATCTCTATTCTCTTCACTCCATCCCCCTGACATCCTTCACAACGTCCTCCTTTCACATTGAAACTAAACCTTCCTGCTTTATATCCACGCATGCGTGAATCAGGAAGTAAACTAAACAAATCACGGATATAAGTAAAGATTCCGGTATAGGTAGCAGGATTTGAACGCGGCGTTCTTCCAATCGGAGACTGGTCAATTACAATCACCTTATCTATAAAATCCATACCTTTTATCTGCCGGTATTTACCCGGTTTTTCTTTAGAATGATAGAACCTCTGGG
It encodes:
- the uvrA gene encoding excinuclease ABC subunit UvrA, which codes for IAHQILKEVKERLNFLINVGLSYLTLSRSASTLSGGEAQRIRLATQIGAGLVGVIYILDEPSIGLHQRDNTKLLNSLKTLRDLGNTLIVVEHDEATIRNADYIVDLGPGAGKHGGEVIFSGALKGLLSSKNSLTAQYLRGELKIEIREKRRAYKNVKFLEVLGAEEHNLKKIDVKIPLGVFSCVTGVSGSGKSTLIHEILFRALAQRFYHSKEKPGKYRQIKGMDFIDKVIVIDQSPIGRTPRSNPATYTGIFTYIRDLFSLLPDSRMRGYKAGRFSFNVKGGRCEGCQGDGVKRIEMHFLPDIYIVCDVCKGARFNEQTLEIKYKGKSIRDVLEMTVEEALELFANIPKIRNKLQILYEVGLGYIQLGQSATTLSGGEAQRVKLAAELGKKSTGKTLYLLDEPTTGLHFADIAKLLQVLHKLVDMGNTVVVIEHNLDVIKTADYIIDLGPEGGEKGGFVVICGSPEEVADCSSSYTGQYLKKVLGR